The Procambarus clarkii isolate CNS0578487 chromosome 15, FALCON_Pclarkii_2.0, whole genome shotgun sequence genomic interval gatgtttaagctctgttcgagtgtcacatctgtgaaactgaagcagaggcgccactgttGCACtatttactggaatgtgaagctactgaaaccctgcgcatcaaactcaacattaatccaacgacagcagctgcattagatgcacattccaccgcgactacaatgattagaaaagccgttgaggaatgggactcattagtgaggattctgcatctacatccgccaccaagataatgttaataaaacaagattaaaaccagtgcactaaaacagaagcgataaataagcagggaaaaaggagaaatcccatcctccattttaaacttagacccaaatatcacaggaaaaaggttatcatgtataaccaaactcaattacgggctcaccatagcccgtgctacttggacacttcgtcctgagaagctaaatctttaacaacaacaacagcaagctctgttcagttataagttgtgtgtgagtaaactaaagtctttgaaaatgtaataagttttacgaaacgcgctcaagtgtcgcgtcagacaagaaataaaaatgaattttggagaattgatttttcagttaccatcaacagtgaagaaaaatataagaaaaattttgaaaattcgtgttagaattattaatcttactttttcggtcatatttaataatatatatctacaggaaagactgctaccaaaatacactaatatatgtgtatatatatatatatatatatatatatatatatatatatatatatatatatatatatatatatatttatatatatatatatatatatatatatatatatatatatatatatatatatgtcgtacctagtagccagaacgcacttctcagcctactatgcaaggcccaatttgcctaataagccaagttttcctgaattaatatattttctctatttttttcttatgaaatgataaagctacccatttcattatgtatgaggtcaattttattttattggagttaaaattaacgtggatatatgaccgaacctaaccaaacctacctaacctaacctaacctatctttataggttaggttagggtaggtagccgaaaaagttaggttaggttaggttaggtaggttaggtagtcgaaaaaacattaattcatgaaaacttggcttattagacaaattgggccttgcatagtaggctgagaagtgcgttctggctattaggtacgatatatatatatatatatatatatatatatatatatatatatatatatatatatgtcgtacctagtagccagaactcactttttggcctactattcaaggcccgatttgcctaataagccaagttttcctgaattaatctattttctctaatttttttcttatggaatgataaaggtacccatttcattatgtatgaggtctttttttttattagagttaaaattaacgtagatatatgaccgaacctaaccaaccctacctaacctaacctaacctatctttataggttaggtttggttaggtagccgaaaaagttaggttaggttaggttaggtaggttaggttgtcgaaaaacaattaattcatgaaaacttggcttattaggcaaatcgggccttgcatagtaggctgagaagtgcgttctggctattaggtacgacatatatatatatattttaagatgaataggaaaaccaaggatatactgaacatcttgtatcagaatctttactttaaaaaacataacgtttcgaatacttctcgtattcatcatcagatctaaaagaaaaaacagaaatcacagtcaaatagctggtaaacaaagaactcatactgaatataattgcctatccaagaaaggaaaaagcttaaaaagcaaaacacttaagcgcacttaaagtgatcaatacaaataaaacttattaactgtcacatatattaaaactaatttaaaatccaattaaactacaagatgaaatttataactactaaaacaaaccattctattaaacttacgtgaagtgatcagaagtgaaacttgatacctaacacatagatactaaacactataacaaatatttatataatgtctacaaatctacaaaaaatgtatgtaaaatacaaacagaataaacgacaattataaagtactaaccaaaatcttataaaaaactcaaatattaaataaaattaaataccaaaaaatgtattatatatcctacatagaagattatattaatatacaatgttaagacttgaaataagtaagaaagggcaaggacatggtaaactaaacaaaattaaactaccaaaataaactaaaaatcaaattacagggcctactgtgcactatacagtgtacaattggacagctgaaaggttgctatttaacagaggccgcagttcctttatatataaggattccattactctcaaatctgactggccattcatacaagtgtccagaattttaaaatcagatttcagcagagaatgatcaaactcataacaatggtttctaatctccgaaaatgctggtttagacaatggtaatccagtcctaaaagataatccctggtgctcaagtatcctaatcttaaagttccgaatggaactcccgacatatccagcattacagctggaacaattatacatatatacgacatttgagcacaaggggataggcactttatctttaaatttaaaataagagcctatggtatttgtgttgacaaaaataaatctaaagtctacttgaggataacactgctgcaacagtctcctcaaacgactccttacagaaaagctaatactgccataaaatggtaatttaatatattttagatccctttccactgtagtaatcctacacgatgggtgaaactttttatttaagaaattccttataaaagtataaaccatatgcacaggataaccattatttgaaaaaaaattcacaagaaaattaatttcctgatcaaagttattccaattagaacataaaacaaaggccctattcagtagagtgtaaatagcatttttcttaaaaatatcaggaacaaaggaattaaaatttaaacctaaaccagtaaaggttggtttcctaaaaacattagtgttgaacccattgaggttattcacttttacatcaagaaacgacaatgaattattaacttcacactctgcagtaaaccgtatattaccatgttgtgcattaagatactctctaaatttctcaatatgacattggtccctaaacaacaaaaaagtgtcatctacatatcttctgtacaagactggtttaaaggccgaaggacaattatcaagccaatttatttcgtgaaaactcaaaaaagcattagccagtgcaggacctaaaggagaccccattgctactccatcaatttgtttataataaatattattaaacataaagatggagtctttaactgctatttctaacagccgtctgaatatttttgttatgtttgtatataaaatgtttgtattttacaaacattttttgttatgtttgtatataaaatgtttgtattttacatacattttttgtagatttgtagacattatataaatatttgttatagtgtttagtatctatgtgttaggtatcaagtttcacttctgatcacttcacgtaagtttaatagaatggtttgttttagtagttataaatttcatcttgtagtttaattggattttaaattagttttaatatatgtgacagttaataagttttatttgtattgatcactttaagtgcgcttaagtgttttgctttttaagctttttcctttctttgataggcaattatattcagtatgagttctttgtttaccagctatttgactgtgatttctgttttttcttttagatctgatgatgaatacgagaagtattcgaaacgttatgttttttaaagtaaagattctgatacaagatgttcagtatatccttggttttcctattcatcttaaaattaagattcccgaagggaacatcgatcataaatatatatatatatatatatatatatatatatatatatatatatatatatatatatatatatatatatatatatatattatatatatatatatatatatatatatatatatatatatatatatatatatatatatatatatataatatatatatatatgtcgtacctagtagccagaatgcacttctcagcctactatgcaaggcccgatttgcctaataagccaagttttcatgaattaattgtttttcgactacctaacctacctaacctaacctaacctaactttttcggctacctaacctaacctaacctataaagattggttaggttaggttaggtagggttggttaggttcggtcatatatctacgttaattttacctccaatagaaaaaattgacctcaaacataatgaaatgggtagctttatcatttcataagaaaaaaattagagaaataatattaattcaggaaaacttggcttattaggcaaaacgggccttgcatattaggctgagaagtgcgttctggctattaggtacgacatatatatatatattgtgacggtaaagcgttggtgttcggctgtttcaaaggtaggggcagggcctcgtcacattaaagaaaaaaaaagagaaaaagctggaactttcgtctgtggtaaggtaatgggaagacacacaaaacacaagtaaatttaacaatgaaattttaattacgttagaaaagcaagacatgaataaaattaggcataaaatatacaaggcaagtcaacaaacaaaataataagaataatcactggcaaatgaaaagttacgttaagacaagtgagtaatagcaaaataaataataaggatgccggaatattggcttcaagctgccacctcccttagtacacgaaagccaaggtttagtctaccaatgagagatgtcaactgcaaggagcactgggatattctgacgattctgggccactgcagcccagacatcaacttgtggcggagggtggagggcaggtgcgaagggacaccagccaatcagcgacaggcaggcaatggacaagcagtttgccggtttacggtggcggtggcgagcaggtgtgctggtgtgctggatacgttttgctctctgggcaaaacgttttggagatacttgctggatatatcttctatattatctgttgtttttacgtactttgaagggaagagcaggctcaatctctcttgaaagagattatcatcacaatatatatatatatatatatatatatatatatatatatatatatatatatatatatatatatatatataactgaaaactcacaccccagaagtgactcgaacccatactcccagaagcaacgcaactggtatgtacaagactttttaatccacttgaccatcacgaccggacataatgaggtgatagccgaggctatttgaaccaccccaccgccggcactcggatagtaatcttgggcatagcattttaccaaatcacctcattctttggggcacacgtgaggaacacaaatgcgaacaagcctgaatggtccccaggacaatatgcaactgaaaactcacaccccagaagtgactcgaacccatactcccagaagcaacgcaactggtatgtacaagacgccttaatccacttgaccatcacgaccggacataatgaggtgatagccgaggctatttgaaccaccccaccgccggcactcggatagtaatcatgggcatagcattttaccaaatcacctcattctttggggcacacgtgaggaacacaaatgcgaacaagcctgaatggtccccaggacaatatgcaactgaaaactcacaccccagaagtgactcgaacccatactcccagaagcaacgcaactggtatgtacaagacgccttaatccacttgaccatcacgaccggacataatgaggtgatagccgaggctatttgaaccaccccaccgccggcactcggatagtaatcatgggcatagcattttaccaaatcacctcattctttggggcacacgtgaggaacacaaatgcgaacaagcctgaatggtccccaggacaatatgcaactgaaaactcacaccccagaagtgactcgaacccatactcccagaagcaacgcaactggtatgtacaagacgccttaatccacttgaccatcacgaccggacataatgaggtgatagccgaggctatttgaaccaccccaccgccggcactcggatagtaatcttgggcatagcatttgctatgctatgcccaagattactatccgagtgccggcggtggggtggttcaaatagtctcggctatcacctcattatgtccggtcgtgatggtcaagtggattaaggcgtcttgtacataccagttgcgttgcttctgggagtatgggttcgagtcacttctggggtgtgagttttcagttgcatattgtcctggggaccattcaggcttgttcgcatttgtgttcctcacgtgtgccccaaagaatgaggtgatttggtaaaatgctatgcccaagattactatccgagtgccggcggtggggtggttcaaatagcctcggctatcacctcattatgtccggtcgtgatggtcaagtggattaaggcgtcttgtacataccagttgcgttgcttctgggagtatgggttcgagtcacttctggggtgtgagttttcagttgcatattgtcctggggaccattcaggcttgttcgcatttgtgttcctcacgtgtgccccaaagaatgaggtgatttggtaaaatgctatgcccaagattactatccgagtgccggcggtggggtggttcaaatagcctcggctatcacctcattatgtccggtcgtgatggtcaagtggattaaggcgtcttgtacataccagttgcgttgcttctgggagtatgggttcgagtcacttctggggtgtgagttttcagttgcatattgtcctggggaccattcaggcttgttcgcatatatatatatatatatatatatatatatatatattagtatattttggtagcagtctttcctgtagacatattttattaaatatgaccgaaaaagtaagattaataattctaacacgaattttctcaatctttcgtacattatgcttcactgttggaggtaaatcaaaaatcacttctccaaaattcatttttatttctagtctgacgcgacacgggcgcgtttcgtaaaacttattacattttcaaagacttcacaaatacacaactgattagaacttgcatttccctgattttatatctacttttgagtgaggtgggaagggtgatgtggcattacatttgagtgaggtgggaaggatgatgtggcattagaggatattcatagggtattaaaagtatcaacacaagacagaacacgaaacaatggatattgaatagaagtgtttgtagaaagcctattggtccatatttcttgatgcttctatattggagcggagtcttgaggtgggtagaatatagttgtgcaataattggctgttgattgctggtgttgacttcttgatgtgtagtgcctcgcaaacgtcaagccgcctgctatcgctgtatctatcgatgatttctgtgttgtttactaggatttctctggcgatggtttggttatgggaagagattatatgttccttaatggagccctgttgtttatgcatcgttaaacgcctagaaagagatgttgttgtcttgcctatatactgggttttttggagcttacagtccccaagtgggcatttgaaggcatagacgacgttagtctcttttaaagcgttctgtttcgtgtctggagagtttctcatgagtaggctggccgttttactggttttatagtaaatcgtcagttgtatcctctgatttttgtctgtagggataacgtttctattaacaatatctttcaggaccctttcctctgttttatgagctgtggaaaagaagttcctgtaaaatagtctaatagggggtataggtgttgtgttagttgtctcttcagaggttgcatggcttttcactttccttcttatgatgtcttcgatgaaaccattggagaagccgttattgactagaacctgccttaccctacagagttcttcgtcgacttgcttccattctgagctgtggctgagagcacggtcgacgtatgcgttaacaacactcctcttgtacctgtcagggcagtcgctgttggcatttaggcacattcctatgtatgtttcctttgtgtagactgcagtgtggaaacctccgcccttttccatgactgttacatctagaaaaggcagcttcccatccttttccgtctcgtaagtgaaacgcagcacggaactctgctcaaatgcctccttcagctcctgcagatgtctgacatcaggtacctgtgtaaaaatgtcgtcaacatacctgcagtatatggccggtttcaagttcatgtcgactaagactttttgctcgatggtacccatgtagaagtttgcaaacaggacacctaggggagaacccatagcgaccccatctacttgcttatacatatgcccatccgggctcaagaagggtgcctctttagtacaagcttggagtagtttcctcagaatactttctggcatgtcaagaggagtacaggctggatcacgatacactctgtcggctatcattccgattgtctcgtccacaggtacgttggtaaacagcgattctacgtccaacgaggctcttatccctgtggcccgtgcgccccgcagtaagtccacaaattcctttggagacttcaggctgaaggcgcaaggaacataaggagtcagcaggccgttgagtcgctttgccaatctgtacgtgggtgtgggtatctggctaatgattggccgaagtgggtttccaggcttgtgcgtcttgacatttccatacgcatatccaggtttatattccccaatgatctttggcaggtggagtccggatttcttggcgttcacagtttcgatcagtttgttgacctttgcttttaattcggctgtagtgtccttcgttaccctttggaacttagtttggtcagagagtatgatgttcattttcgccagatattcgtcttttttaagaatgacatatattggcgacttgtcacctctcctgacaactatctccttgttctcgcgaaAACATGTgcccagctctcaaactgggcacatggaatgtaaggaccatgacaccAGGTCTCTCAGcagatctactggaagtgaacgacgcccgcaagacagGTGTAATCAATAAGGAACTATACAGGCTTCAGATTGACATAGTCGCCCTGCAGAAGACACGTCTGCCCACGACCGACAGCATGCgggagaaggactttaccttcttctggcagggcaaaccaccagaacaggtaagggagcatggcgttggctttgccataaggaacaggttgttagggtcTATAGTGCCACCCACGGAGGGTTCTGgaaggatcatcaaacttcagcttcatacagcagcaggaatggtcagcttcatcaatgcctatgcaccaacactgacctcctctatggaagcaaaggatgagttttatgatgacctctgCCTAACTCTCAGAGGTATACCTCAACAAGCGCCAATTTTCCTTCTAGGAGActttaatgcaagagttggttctgatcacagctcttggccttcctgcctgggccagtttggatttgggaagatgaatgagagtgggcagcgcctcctggagttctgctgtcGTCATGATCTCTACATCACCAgttccttcttcgacaccaagcccAGTATAAGGTTTTCTGGAGAcatcccaggtctaagcattggcaccaactcgacctggtgcttatGGGGCGTCGCAATCTGAGAAACGTCAAACTGACCAGCAGCTTCCAGAAcgcagattgtgacaccgaccaccctctcatcgtttgcagagtaaagtttcagccccggaaaatccacagagcaaagaaaGAGGGAAAGGccacgcattaacgtaaacaagacccaCGACCTTAACAAGGTCGTGGGTCTTGTTTATCCAAGGATCCAaggcctgctggatctgcacggaaagcttggagacgaaacatggtgaaattagcaaataaaggtacaacgaacatactgttgtgatatggtgaatgtcagaaacaggacaacgtggcaactggtacctatcctgtggaatcgttaacaattaatgttaatatcaagatggtaaatgattaataaatcaagatcgcaggaaatcttgtacccggtactcaatgtaagaggataagggcaagaaaatcctactaaataagcgaaactgagtttctaaaacaaatgaaacatttaattgcctcaaaagtgaattaggtagtccaagaatgtaggtagggagccggtcggccgagcggacagcacgctggacttgtgatcctgtggtcctgggttcgatcccaggcgccggcgagaaacattgggcagagtttctttcaccctatgcccctgttacctagcagtaaaataggtacctgggtgttagtcagctgtcacgggatgcttcctgggggtggaggcctggtcgaggaccgggccgcggggacactaaatagtcccaaaatcatctcaagataacctcaggaaggtggaggaattcactgctgcgctggtaaatgcccttcctgtaccCCCCTACGATAGCGCAAGTAAGAGGTGGTCACATCTCAGGGgtactattttcaacactgccatgtccatCTTCGGTAAGAGgaagaacaagtcagcagattggttcaaggctagtgcagaggaactgttacccctcatagaggaaaaagagacgaGCTTTCTCATCGTccaagaacctgccctcagaaaggaacctacacgccctccgtactgcccgcagtagagttAAAAAAACTGCGAGGcgctgtgctaacgattactgcCTCCGACTCTGTTCCAacatccagactgcggccactgtcagcaacataagaggcatgtatgaagggatcaaacaggcaaaaGGCCATACACAAAACAAGATGGCTCCTCTTAAGTCAGCCActgaagagatcattaaagaccgtgatcaacagatgaattgctggttggaacattactccgaactcttCTCAATAGAGAACTGTGTCAGCATACAAGCCTTGGATGCAATCGAGtccctgcccatcatggaagagcttgaccttgaaccgactgtggaagaagttgagaaagcactgGACttactttcctcagggaaggccccaggagacgatGGAATTCCGCCTGAAGTTCACAAGTACGCTCGTGGAtcacttaaaactgagcttcatgaacttctgtgccagtgctggaggtaGGATTCGatgccacaagacatgagagatgcaaacatcatcactctacaaaaataaaggtgacaacCTATCGTGGCATCTCTCCTCAGCGTCGTcggcaaactcttcgccagggtcgtCTTGGATAGGCTTTAGATTCTTGCTGAAAGAGTTTACCCTGAGTCACAGTGCGGTTTTCGAGCAGAGAGGctgaccactgacatggtgttcttcctgagacagcttcaagaaaagtgccgGGAGCAGAGAAAAGTCTTGTACatcgccttcattgaccttacaaaggccttcgacctcgtgagcagggacggactcttcaagatattggccaaaattggctgcccatccaccctactcagcatgatacaatcgttccacaagaaCATGAAGGGaacagtcgtgtacgacggctcaacttcaGAATCATTCAACATCAACAGCGGTGTTAAACAGGGGCGCGTTCTGGCTCCAACCCCGTTCGGCATCTTCTTCGcaatcctcgtcaagcatgcctttggaacaaccacagagggcatctatctccgtacaagatcttatggaaagctctataatctatccagactccgagcaaagacgaaGGTACcgatgcgaatcctcagggagttcctcttcgccgacgacgcagcaatcaccacacacacacagcagaaagcCTGCAGCAGCAACTCAACCGCTTTTTCCGCGGCCTGTTCCGCATTCagcctgacaatcagcctgaagaaaacacaggTAATAGGACAAgacgtcaatgagctaccctgtacAAATATAGCAGAatgtgtgctggaggcagttcacgagtttgtgtacctggccTCCATAATCTCAGACatcctttccctggacactgagcttaacaggcgtatcgggaagaccgcaacaacactggccaggctcacaaagcacGTTAGGGAAAgtgccaaactgacagtgcacaccaaagcacaagtctacatggcatgtgtggtgagtacacttctctatggctcggaatcctggaccctgcacTCTCACCAAGAGAGGCTgctcaatacctttcacatgcggaacctgagacgcatccttgataTCAcatggaaagaccacgtcaccaacaacacagtactcgagaggacaggagtcccttcaatgttcactctcctgaagcagagacaCATGCGATGGCTGGCACATGTCATACGCATGTTTGATAgccgcataccgaaggacctcttgtatggagaactggcatcaggaaggagatcCACCAGAAGGCCTCAGCTGTGTTTCAAAGACGCCTgtaaacgcgacctcaagcaggtgaacatcgacatcaacacttgggaggcagcagctgcgaaCAGATCTCCCTGGAGATGCACTGTGCAGAAAGGACTCCAGCAATTTGAGTATAAACTGAAGAGGCAGACGGAGGAAaatagacttcagaggaggtctagaccactgtcagacgcacccaCTTCGGCGTGACATACTATACAGATGTCACActgggaaaaacatgcttttttgaaaaattgTGTTTTccttgtgagggaaatcttcgaaaccgatttaccgattgctttgaaacttcGACACAATATTTCTTTCGAATAAGCGCGGGTCtttgtatacctactatatacaagcCCCACCTCTGACAGGAAAAATCATATTTTTTAACAGAgcaatctgttggacgtaagagcaacacacgctgtattcATCGAAAGTTCTTAACCAATTGCATTgacaattttgacacaacgttccattcaaatacgaGTGTTATTATACACCTAccatatagataccacacctgtgacagttaaAATCATGCTTTCTATGAGCAACAGCGCCatctggttaccttaccttgaggttaccttgaggtgcttccggggcttagcgtccccgcggcccggtcgtcgaccaagcctcctggttgctggactgatcaaccaggctgttagacgcggttgctggactgatcaaccaggctgttagacgcggttgctggactgatcaaccaggctgttagacgcggctgcttgcagcctgacgtacgagtcacagcctggttgatcaggtatcctttggaggtgcttatccagttctctcttgaacactgtgaggggtcggccagttatgccccttatgtgtagtggaagcgtgttgaacagtctcgagcctctgatgttgatagagttctctctcagagtacctgttgcacctctgcttttcaacggggggtattctgcacatcctgccatgtcttctggtct includes:
- the LOC138364956 gene encoding craniofacial development protein 2-like, with translation MCPALKLGTWNVRTMTPGLSADLLEVNDARKTGVINKELYRLQIDIVALQKTRLPTTDSMREKDFTFFWQGKPPEQVREHGVGFAIRNRLLGSIVPPTEGSGRIIKLQLHTAAGMVSFINAYAPTLTSSMEAKDEFYDDLCLTLRGIPQQAPIFLLGDFNARVGSDHSSWPSCLGQFGFGKMNESGQRLLEFCCRHDLYITSSFFDTKPSIRFSGDIPGLSIGTNSTWCLWGVAI